From the Streptomyces syringium genome, one window contains:
- a CDS encoding response regulator transcription factor gives MSPAEHGDQPARILIVDDEPAVREALRRSLAFEGYGTELAVDGLDALDKVDAYDPELIVLDVLMPRMDGLTAARRLRAAGTTVPILMLTARDTIGDRVTGLDAGADDYLVKPFELDELLARIRALLRRSSYAAATGPAPADEHALTFADLRMDLATREVTRGGRAVELTRTEFTLLELFLTHPRQVLTREQILKSVWGFEFEPSSNSLDVYVMYLRRKTEAGGEPRLVHTVRGVGYVLRADGGAE, from the coding sequence ATGAGCCCCGCCGAGCACGGCGACCAGCCCGCCCGCATCCTGATCGTGGACGACGAACCCGCCGTCCGTGAGGCGCTGCGCCGCAGCCTCGCCTTCGAGGGCTACGGCACCGAGCTCGCCGTCGACGGCCTCGACGCCCTCGACAAGGTCGACGCGTACGACCCCGAGCTGATCGTGCTGGACGTCCTCATGCCCCGCATGGACGGGCTGACGGCCGCCCGGCGGCTGCGCGCCGCCGGGACCACCGTGCCGATCCTGATGCTCACCGCCCGGGACACCATCGGCGACCGCGTCACCGGCCTCGACGCGGGCGCTGACGACTACCTCGTCAAACCCTTCGAGCTGGACGAGCTGCTGGCCCGTATCCGGGCCCTGCTGCGCCGCAGCTCCTACGCGGCCGCCACCGGCCCGGCGCCGGCCGACGAGCACGCCCTCACCTTCGCCGACCTGCGGATGGACCTCGCGACCCGCGAGGTGACCCGGGGCGGGCGGGCGGTGGAGCTGACCCGGACGGAATTCACGCTGCTGGAGCTGTTCCTCACCCACCCCCGGCAGGTGCTCACCCGTGAGCAGATCCTCAAGTCGGTGTGGGGCTTCGAGTTCGAACCGAGCTCCAACTCCCTGGACGTGTACGTGATGTATCTGCGCCGCAAGACCGAGGCCGGCGGCGAGCCGCGCCTCGTGCACACCGTGCGGGGCGTCGGGTACGTCCTGCGGGCCGACGGCGGCGCCGAGTGA